A region from the Colwellia sp. PAMC 21821 genome encodes:
- a CDS encoding GntR family transcriptional regulator, with protein MSIVYKTRTQLVVETLREKILSGEIKAGQPLRQAALASELNVSRIPVREALLQLEGEGLVAFEPHKGATATELNADQVDELFELRALLESDLLANSLPNISAEKLEEATQLLKKLDTALGKENAANTWSELNSDYHNCLYSGANRPQTLELVNMLNKSADRYIRMHLLWAGGISKAESEHNEILALSKARNVEKAVALLKQHILGSRDEIKAFLEAREAKINSER; from the coding sequence ATGAGCATTGTATATAAAACTAGAACTCAATTAGTTGTTGAAACACTTAGAGAAAAAATATTAAGTGGTGAGATTAAAGCGGGCCAGCCATTAAGACAAGCAGCGCTAGCGAGTGAGTTAAATGTTAGTCGAATACCTGTGAGAGAAGCATTGTTGCAGCTTGAAGGTGAAGGCTTAGTTGCTTTTGAACCTCATAAAGGTGCGACCGCAACAGAGCTTAACGCAGACCAAGTGGATGAACTGTTTGAATTGCGCGCATTGCTGGAATCTGATTTATTAGCTAATTCGTTGCCCAATATTAGCGCTGAGAAGTTGGAAGAAGCAACACAACTACTTAAAAAACTAGATACAGCTTTAGGTAAAGAGAACGCAGCAAATACCTGGAGTGAGCTAAATTCTGATTACCATAATTGTTTGTACTCTGGCGCAAATCGGCCTCAAACACTTGAACTGGTGAATATGCTAAATAAAAGCGCAGACCGTTATATACGAATGCACTTACTTTGGGCTGGTGGTATTTCTAAAGCAGAATCGGAGCACAATGAAATTTTAGCCTTGAGTAAGGCACGTAATGTCGAAAAGGCAGTGGCATTACTGAAACAACATATTTTGGGTTCTCGCGATGAAATTAAAGCATTTTTAGAAGCACGTGAAGCAAAAATTAATAGTGAACGTTAG
- a CDS encoding SulP family inorganic anion transporter encodes MFELHASKVANLKNDVLSGFTVALALVPEAVAFAFVAGVEPLVGLYAAFMVGLITSIFGGRPGMISGATGAMAVVMVSLVAIHGVEYLFATVVLTGVLQILAGLFKLGKFIRLVPHPVMLGFVNGLAIVIFLAQLGQFKVTNEDGVLAWMQGSQMLTMVGLIVLTMGIIHFLPKLTKAVPSSLVAIVVVTLLAQSLDLDARTVVDFVRDMTNDPMASIAGGLPQFSIPSVPFSLETLQVILPFALILAAIGLIESLLTLTLIDELTGTRGHGNKECVAQGAANTVTGFFGGMGGCAMIGQSMINVNSGGRGRMSGVTAALALLGFILFGSNLIEQIPLAALVGVMFIVVIGTFEWSSFRILGKVPKADAFVIILVSAVTVATDLAIAVVVGVIVSALVFAWEHAKHVIVHRSVNANGSTVYDVSGPLFFGSVSSFLEQFDMEGDSDDVIVEFKNSRVADHSAIEAIDTLAERYISRGKQMHLRHLSKECTQLLTKAGSLVEINVIEDPDYHIATDKLG; translated from the coding sequence ATGTTTGAATTACACGCCAGTAAAGTGGCAAATTTAAAAAATGATGTCTTGTCGGGCTTCACTGTCGCCTTAGCATTAGTACCCGAAGCCGTAGCATTTGCTTTTGTTGCTGGTGTTGAACCCCTTGTTGGCCTTTATGCTGCGTTTATGGTTGGTTTAATAACCTCTATATTTGGTGGTCGCCCAGGTATGATCTCTGGTGCTACTGGCGCTATGGCAGTTGTGATGGTGAGTTTAGTCGCTATTCATGGCGTTGAATACTTATTTGCCACGGTCGTATTAACCGGGGTACTGCAAATACTGGCTGGGCTATTTAAACTGGGTAAGTTTATTCGCTTGGTACCTCATCCCGTTATGCTTGGCTTTGTAAATGGCTTAGCTATTGTTATTTTCCTTGCTCAGTTAGGGCAATTTAAGGTGACTAATGAAGATGGCGTATTAGCGTGGATGCAAGGTAGCCAAATGTTAACGATGGTTGGCCTTATCGTGTTAACGATGGGTATTATCCACTTCTTACCTAAGTTAACTAAAGCGGTACCGTCATCACTAGTGGCGATTGTCGTTGTAACATTGCTAGCGCAAAGCCTTGATTTAGATGCACGCACAGTCGTAGATTTTGTTCGTGATATGACCAATGACCCTATGGCTTCTATTGCCGGTGGATTACCACAATTTAGTATCCCAAGCGTGCCATTTAGCTTGGAAACACTGCAAGTTATTTTACCTTTTGCGTTGATTCTAGCGGCGATTGGTTTAATCGAATCATTACTGACGTTAACATTAATTGATGAGTTAACTGGTACACGTGGCCATGGTAACAAAGAATGTGTTGCACAAGGCGCGGCAAATACTGTTACTGGATTTTTTGGTGGTATGGGTGGTTGTGCGATGATTGGTCAGTCTATGATCAATGTTAACTCAGGTGGTCGTGGTCGTATGTCTGGCGTAACAGCCGCATTAGCGTTACTTGGTTTTATCTTATTTGGTTCTAATTTAATTGAACAAATACCATTAGCCGCATTAGTGGGTGTAATGTTTATCGTGGTAATTGGTACGTTTGAATGGTCGAGTTTCCGTATTTTAGGTAAAGTGCCAAAAGCTGACGCCTTTGTAATTATATTAGTATCAGCAGTCACTGTTGCCACAGATTTAGCCATAGCGGTTGTTGTTGGTGTTATTGTTTCTGCGTTGGTATTTGCTTGGGAACATGCTAAACATGTAATTGTTCATCGTTCAGTAAATGCTAATGGCTCAACGGTTTATGACGTTTCTGGTCCTTTATTCTTTGGTTCGGTCTCTAGCTTTTTAGAGCAATTCGACATGGAAGGTGACAGCGATGATGTTATTGTTGAATTTAAAAATTCACGCGTTGCTGATCATTCAGCGATTGAAGCTATTGATACATTAGCCGAACGATACATTAGTCGTGGCAAGCAAATGCACTTAAGACATTTAAGTAAAGAATGTACGCAATTGCTAACTAAAGCCGGTAGCTTAGTGGAAATAAACGTTATAGAAGACCCTGATTATCATATCGCTACAGATAAGCTGGGTTAA
- a CDS encoding DUF1289 domain-containing protein: protein MQLEFFDVPSPCIGICQSDDKGQCSGCFRTRDERLNWIAFDSNERQKVIKRCQQRKKRKTKPTTVKVAEITVENKQASLLDPPSKLRIDNSSDIDFGDFEL, encoded by the coding sequence ATGCAGTTAGAATTTTTTGATGTTCCTAGCCCTTGTATTGGTATTTGTCAGTCAGATGACAAAGGCCAATGTTCGGGTTGCTTTCGTACGCGAGACGAGCGCTTAAATTGGATAGCATTTGATTCTAACGAGCGTCAAAAAGTCATTAAACGTTGTCAGCAACGTAAAAAGCGTAAAACTAAACCCACAACAGTTAAAGTCGCTGAAATTACTGTTGAAAATAAGCAAGCCTCTTTACTTGACCCACCAAGTAAATTACGCATTGATAACAGCAGTGATATCGACTTTGGTGACTTTGAACTGTAA
- a CDS encoding amidohydrolase, whose product MQKFLPSLVTTALAVALTGCLQSEQQDEKVVINKNPYPSTYKVLPLQTTLIKNATVLTGTGTRMDNADVLMVDGKINKIGKNLIADGAVEIDANGKWITPGIIDVHSHLGVYPSPSVESHSDGNEMSSPNTSEVWAEHSIWPQDPGFEAARAGGITTLQILPGSANLFGGRGVTLRNAPSHTMQGMKYPDAPYGLKMACGENPKRVYGSRKVLPSTRMGNMAGYRMAWADATEYKRAWEKYDADYDAGKNPLAPERDIELDTLKGVLDGDILIHNHCYKAEEMAMMIDLGKEFNYHSGTFHHAIEAYKIADTLAENGNCAAMWPDWWGFKMEAYDMVHENVAIVDAMKNSCAVVHSDSASTIQRLNQEAGKVMYRANENGFEITPELAITWITANAAKSLGVAEDTGSLENGKKADVVIWNQNPFSVYAQAEQVFVDGAKVYDRFDEKYQAKSDFLLGQR is encoded by the coding sequence ATGCAAAAATTTCTCCCATCGTTAGTGACTACAGCACTTGCTGTTGCCTTAACTGGTTGTTTGCAAAGCGAACAGCAAGACGAAAAAGTGGTGATAAATAAAAACCCATACCCGAGTACCTATAAAGTCTTACCGTTGCAAACTACATTAATAAAAAATGCCACGGTATTAACGGGTACGGGCACACGTATGGATAATGCCGATGTTTTGATGGTAGACGGTAAAATCAATAAAATTGGCAAAAACTTAATCGCCGATGGCGCGGTTGAAATTGACGCAAATGGTAAATGGATAACGCCAGGTATTATCGACGTACATTCACATTTAGGTGTTTATCCAAGCCCTTCTGTTGAATCGCATTCTGACGGTAATGAAATGAGTTCACCTAATACTTCTGAAGTGTGGGCTGAACACAGTATATGGCCACAAGACCCCGGTTTTGAAGCAGCGCGTGCTGGTGGCATTACAACACTACAAATTTTACCCGGCTCAGCAAACTTATTTGGCGGTCGCGGTGTAACACTGCGCAATGCCCCTAGCCATACTATGCAAGGTATGAAGTATCCAGATGCGCCTTATGGTTTAAAAATGGCTTGTGGTGAGAATCCAAAACGAGTTTACGGTAGTCGTAAAGTGTTACCTTCAACACGCATGGGTAATATGGCTGGTTATCGCATGGCTTGGGCCGATGCAACTGAATATAAACGAGCTTGGGAAAAGTATGACGCTGATTACGATGCAGGCAAGAACCCGTTGGCTCCTGAGCGTGATATAGAACTCGACACCTTGAAAGGTGTGCTTGATGGAGATATTTTAATTCATAACCATTGTTATAAAGCTGAAGAAATGGCGATGATGATCGATCTAGGTAAAGAATTTAATTACCACTCAGGTACTTTTCATCATGCGATTGAAGCATACAAAATAGCAGATACCTTGGCTGAAAATGGCAACTGTGCAGCCATGTGGCCAGATTGGTGGGGCTTTAAAATGGAAGCTTACGACATGGTGCATGAAAACGTAGCAATTGTAGATGCGATGAAAAATTCTTGTGCGGTAGTGCATTCTGATTCTGCCAGTACAATCCAACGCTTAAACCAAGAAGCAGGCAAAGTTATGTATCGTGCCAACGAAAATGGCTTTGAAATAACACCTGAACTGGCGATAACTTGGATCACCGCGAATGCAGCAAAATCATTAGGTGTAGCGGAAGATACGGGTAGCTTAGAAAATGGTAAAAAAGCTGATGTGGTGATTTGGAATCAAAACCCATTTAGTGTTTATGCGCAAGCTGAACAAGTGTTTGTTGATGGTGCGAAAGTTTACGATCGTTTTGATGAAAAATACCAAGCGAAAAGCGATTTTCTGTTAGGTCAAAGGTAA
- a CDS encoding amidohydrolase family protein — MKHFKVFKSSLIALALASSSASFAQSFAITNATVHTVTEQGVLENATVVVEDGKVIAINPETLSAEIIIDAKGRILTPGLIGSMNQLGLVEVGAVSKSRDAGDKKADITFDASLAFNPRSSVIPYSRKGGITSNVVSPHGGEDMFKGQTFVADLSGEFDSVRASSNSVVIDLGAKSKGSRALSLQNLQFKLEDTVKELAKAKNKTNDAKDKKEAKEPSREAQVINALLTGEKALVAHADRATDLLFLLKLKKQFSLDLVFVGAADAVLIADKIAEAKVPVVMAALDNLPGSFDSLHASLENAAKLAKAGVIVALTVNGDTHNLYQLRFHAGNAIANGLSPDAALASVTANVAQAFNLDSGTIAVGKTADLVLWSADPFELSTKVSQMWINGKEYSTRSRQDALRDRYTTSSDMPKAYVK, encoded by the coding sequence ATGAAGCATTTTAAAGTATTTAAATCATCGCTAATTGCCTTGGCACTGGCAAGTTCGTCTGCAAGTTTTGCTCAAAGCTTTGCTATTACTAATGCGACAGTGCATACGGTAACTGAGCAAGGCGTACTGGAAAACGCCACGGTAGTGGTTGAAGATGGTAAAGTCATTGCCATCAATCCAGAAACACTTAGCGCCGAGATCATTATTGATGCTAAAGGGAGAATTTTAACACCAGGTTTAATAGGCTCAATGAACCAATTAGGCTTAGTGGAAGTTGGCGCTGTTTCAAAAAGTCGTGATGCTGGCGATAAAAAAGCTGATATTACCTTTGATGCAAGCTTAGCGTTTAATCCACGCTCTTCTGTGATTCCCTATAGCCGAAAGGGCGGTATTACCAGTAATGTTGTCAGCCCTCATGGCGGTGAAGACATGTTTAAGGGGCAAACTTTTGTCGCAGACCTTTCTGGTGAGTTTGATAGTGTTCGTGCTAGTAGCAATAGTGTTGTTATTGACTTAGGCGCTAAAAGCAAAGGTTCTCGTGCACTAAGCTTACAAAACTTACAATTTAAGCTCGAAGATACTGTTAAGGAATTAGCAAAAGCGAAAAATAAAACTAATGATGCAAAAGACAAAAAAGAAGCAAAAGAGCCAAGTCGTGAAGCGCAAGTTATTAACGCGCTACTTACTGGTGAAAAAGCCTTAGTAGCTCATGCTGACCGCGCTACTGATCTGCTATTTTTGTTAAAACTTAAAAAGCAATTTTCACTTGATTTAGTCTTTGTTGGCGCCGCTGATGCGGTGTTAATTGCCGATAAAATTGCTGAAGCTAAAGTACCGGTTGTGATGGCGGCGTTAGATAATTTACCTGGCAGTTTTGATTCTCTGCATGCTTCGCTTGAGAATGCAGCAAAATTAGCTAAAGCTGGCGTTATAGTTGCCTTAACAGTTAATGGTGATACCCATAACCTTTATCAACTGCGTTTTCATGCCGGTAATGCTATAGCGAATGGTTTATCACCCGATGCCGCACTTGCCTCAGTAACGGCTAACGTTGCACAAGCATTTAACCTTGATAGTGGCACTATTGCGGTCGGTAAAACGGCAGATTTAGTGTTGTGGAGTGCTGATCCATTTGAGCTCAGCACAAAGGTAAGTCAGATGTGGATTAACGGTAAAGAATACTCGACTCGCAGTCGTCAAGATGCTTTACGTGACCGTTATACAACGTCGAGTGATATGCCGAAAGCTTACGTGAAGTAA
- a CDS encoding gamma-glutamyl-gamma-aminobutyrate hydrolase family protein (Members of this family of hydrolases with an active site Cys residue belong to MEROPS family C26.), which yields MTRVAKPKIAITGPNKSGTIAWLFTALNIRITGGKPVRVTPETFDGTLDYDGVIIGGGSDIHPEHFIKEDSPSVTRSFWTQLKECLLYPMELMSHFSSHQYDKDRDDMEIQFIRYALDNNLPLLGICRGHQLLNAELGGSMYESTLPLLKENARIRSPFPRKTVLYTTNDSLISRIAGDDPLKVNAIHSQAVAKPAETLKVTAKEEAGINQVIESKNSDKVLGVQWHPEYLFYMKAHRKIFSWLIREAIK from the coding sequence TTGACCCGCGTAGCAAAACCTAAAATCGCCATAACTGGACCTAATAAATCAGGCACCATAGCTTGGCTTTTTACTGCTTTGAATATAAGGATTACCGGAGGAAAACCAGTTAGGGTAACTCCTGAAACTTTTGATGGAACGCTTGATTACGACGGCGTTATTATAGGTGGTGGTTCAGATATCCATCCTGAGCATTTCATTAAAGAAGACTCTCCTTCAGTGACACGCTCATTCTGGACCCAACTAAAAGAGTGTTTATTATATCCTATGGAGCTAATGAGCCATTTTAGTTCACACCAATATGACAAAGACCGTGACGATATGGAAATCCAATTCATTCGTTATGCTTTAGACAATAACCTACCACTTCTAGGTATTTGTCGTGGACATCAATTACTAAATGCAGAGTTGGGCGGCTCAATGTATGAATCGACCTTACCGCTTTTGAAAGAAAACGCTAGGATCCGCAGCCCTTTCCCGCGTAAAACTGTGCTCTACACGACTAACGACTCATTAATTTCTAGAATAGCTGGAGACGACCCTTTAAAAGTCAATGCAATACATTCTCAAGCCGTAGCTAAGCCAGCAGAAACTCTTAAAGTTACCGCTAAAGAAGAAGCGGGCATTAACCAAGTTATTGAAAGCAAAAATAGTGACAAGGTATTAGGGGTTCAATGGCATCCAGAATATTTATTTTATATGAAAGCTCACAGAAAAATTTTCAGCTGGCTAATACGAGAGGCTATAAAATGA
- a CDS encoding VTT domain-containing protein, with product MKKANIIKLCVFIGVVIGLLALYFLTPLSDYLEIDKISQLASDIPDNTLTALIFLGVFFIGGSLLIPIPLMAFTVSLVFNIWISVLICIPGFLLASLSGYGIGRAIGGDSFGEGVKKHTETLKEKMDDKGAWAIFALRLAPTPPFTVTSILAGSLEINIFKFILGSTIGIAPLGLSAIFFGKGAIELMKEPSGLAITSIIAAIILFVVFLLLRKKQAE from the coding sequence ATGAAGAAGGCAAATATTATCAAGTTATGCGTATTTATCGGTGTTGTGATCGGGCTTTTAGCTCTGTATTTTCTAACACCGCTTAGTGACTACCTTGAAATAGATAAAATTAGCCAGTTAGCTAGCGATATACCTGATAATACCTTGACCGCTTTAATTTTCTTAGGTGTTTTCTTTATCGGAGGCTCTCTCCTCATCCCAATTCCATTAATGGCGTTTACGGTTAGCTTGGTATTTAATATCTGGATTAGCGTACTAATTTGCATCCCTGGTTTCCTTTTAGCAAGTTTAAGCGGCTACGGAATAGGACGTGCTATTGGGGGAGACTCTTTTGGCGAAGGGGTAAAAAAGCATACAGAGACATTAAAAGAAAAAATGGATGATAAAGGCGCTTGGGCTATCTTCGCATTGCGCCTAGCTCCCACTCCACCTTTTACCGTAACAAGCATTTTGGCAGGCTCACTTGAAATAAATATTTTCAAATTTATACTAGGCTCGACAATAGGCATTGCCCCTTTGGGCTTAAGCGCAATATTTTTTGGTAAAGGTGCGATAGAACTTATGAAAGAGCCCTCGGGTTTAGCAATAACATCGATTATAGCGGCCATTATTCTATTTGTTGTCTTTTTGTTATTAAGGAAGAAACAGGCAGAATAA
- a CDS encoding D-hexose-6-phosphate mutarotase: MKMLEVLLENEFGRIELYELAKGLQALRFVHQKGQGSVSLYGGQVLSWQPNEQQPVFWLSDTSHYSLGKAIRGGVPLCWPWFGGEVKLPNGELSKVSNHGFARQSQWQIADINMSDTAVEITLSLIGKEFSPHWPTACELSQTLVFDESFHQTLTMTNLSDQAVEYTGALHSYFCVGNSQETEIPALNDALYDDKISGENEQKSTLKNCLGPIDRIYHNCDKMVIVDNKWQREIEILSKGCQQWVLWNPGKDGRNMIDLHVQGEHEFVCLEAANTDWQEIASQSSVSISQTINLHNITS, encoded by the coding sequence ATGAAAATGCTAGAAGTATTGTTAGAAAATGAATTTGGCCGTATTGAGTTATATGAGCTTGCCAAAGGTTTGCAAGCTTTGCGCTTTGTTCATCAAAAAGGTCAAGGTTCGGTAAGTTTATATGGTGGTCAAGTGCTTAGTTGGCAGCCTAATGAACAACAACCGGTATTTTGGCTCAGCGATACGAGTCATTATAGCTTAGGCAAGGCTATTCGTGGCGGTGTGCCGTTATGCTGGCCTTGGTTTGGTGGCGAAGTAAAGTTACCCAACGGTGAATTAAGTAAAGTAAGTAATCATGGCTTTGCTAGACAAAGTCAATGGCAAATTGCTGATATAAACATGTCAGATACAGCGGTTGAAATAACGCTGTCATTAATAGGTAAAGAGTTTTCTCCACATTGGCCAACCGCATGTGAATTAAGCCAAACACTGGTGTTTGACGAATCATTTCACCAAACGTTAACCATGACAAATTTATCAGATCAAGCGGTAGAATATACTGGCGCTTTGCACAGTTATTTTTGCGTTGGTAATTCACAGGAAACCGAAATTCCGGCCTTAAACGACGCGCTTTATGATGACAAAATTAGTGGTGAGAACGAACAAAAATCAACACTAAAAAATTGTTTGGGCCCAATTGATCGCATTTATCATAACTGCGATAAGATGGTTATTGTTGATAACAAGTGGCAACGTGAGATTGAAATACTGAGTAAAGGTTGTCAGCAGTGGGTGTTATGGAACCCGGGTAAAGATGGACGAAACATGATCGATCTACATGTCCAAGGTGAACACGAATTTGTTTGTCTAGAAGCGGCAAATACTGACTGGCAAGAGATAGCGAGTCAAAGCAGTGTCAGCATAAGCCAAACCATTAACTTGCATAATATAACCAGTTGA
- a CDS encoding sensor domain-containing diguanylate cyclase produces MKLGNKFDRYIAVIFFVTIVTVILTSYFTLKDVINSHNKQVQSATTPLFSLVTSEILRPLNVANFMAKNQFVIDYAGQDEIDTNYLVSYLDKVAKSYNMIAFIALEKHNLMVDSNGKESTLNSSDTEWYNRLKDLPGEQFTDIGNAQNPHLYFDNKIRNSKGEFIGFTGVALDLNYFASKFQEYNERFGFELYFVDHNNIITLSSNSIIKSESHHRKDLMTRLSDLPWHQSLIKNNAADKNLSSEVMYTSDDGLLISQMPIQELKWRMFIVSPPAAQQSEYWKIFIGRFILFFIVAIIFYMMLLNIINYLKSRLIKHAETDHLTQLPNRSHIHSRFDDIAIRNDNLCLVLADIDSFKSINDTYGHLVGDDVLRIISEQLSQTLRKVDVVGRWGGEEFVMLLPETTAKQAHVIVERIRKNIADISFPISTTSGTFNTTISFGICELPLENKTIIDYIEGADKALYQAKSDGRNKSVIFN; encoded by the coding sequence ATGAAGTTAGGCAATAAATTTGATCGCTATATAGCAGTAATATTTTTTGTAACAATAGTTACGGTTATTTTAACATCTTATTTCACCCTAAAAGACGTTATAAATAGCCACAACAAACAAGTACAAAGTGCTACAACGCCGTTATTTTCTTTAGTAACGAGTGAAATACTTCGGCCTTTGAATGTTGCAAATTTCATGGCTAAAAATCAATTTGTTATCGATTATGCTGGTCAAGATGAAATAGATACAAACTATTTAGTCTCTTATCTAGATAAGGTAGCAAAATCCTATAATATGATTGCCTTTATCGCCTTAGAAAAACACAACCTCATGGTCGATTCTAATGGCAAAGAATCGACACTAAATAGTTCAGATACCGAGTGGTATAACCGCCTTAAAGATTTACCCGGTGAACAATTTACCGACATAGGTAATGCACAAAATCCACATTTATATTTTGATAATAAAATTCGCAATTCTAAAGGTGAATTCATTGGCTTTACTGGTGTAGCTCTTGATCTAAATTATTTTGCCAGCAAATTTCAAGAATACAACGAACGCTTTGGCTTTGAATTATATTTTGTTGATCACAACAATATTATTACCTTATCTTCAAATAGCATCATAAAATCTGAAAGCCATCATCGCAAAGACTTAATGACTCGCTTAAGTGACTTACCATGGCATCAATCGCTGATCAAAAATAACGCCGCAGATAAAAACTTAAGCTCAGAGGTCATGTACACCTCAGATGATGGCTTGCTGATATCGCAAATGCCAATACAAGAGCTTAAATGGCGTATGTTTATTGTCTCACCACCTGCAGCGCAGCAAAGTGAATATTGGAAAATATTTATCGGCCGTTTCATACTATTTTTTATCGTCGCTATAATTTTTTATATGATGCTGTTAAATATTATTAATTATTTAAAATCGCGATTAATTAAACATGCTGAAACCGACCACCTAACCCAACTTCCAAATCGTAGCCATATACATTCACGCTTTGATGATATTGCTATCCGCAATGATAATCTTTGTCTCGTACTAGCTGACATTGACAGTTTTAAAAGTATAAATGACACCTACGGACATTTAGTGGGTGACGATGTATTACGTATTATCTCTGAACAGCTGTCACAAACGTTGAGAAAAGTTGATGTGGTAGGCCGATGGGGTGGCGAAGAATTCGTGATGTTATTACCTGAAACAACCGCTAAACAAGCACATGTTATTGTTGAGCGTATTAGAAAAAACATTGCCGACATTTCTTTTCCTATATCCACCACTAGTGGTACCTTTAATACCACCATTAGCTTTGGTATTTGTGAATTACCATTAGAAAATAAAACCATCATAGATTATATCGAAGGCGCCGATAAAGCCCTGTACCAAGCAAAAAGTGATGGCAGAAATAAAAGTGTTATTTTTAACTAA
- the mutH gene encoding DNA mismatch repair endonuclease MutH, with product MSLGEIAATINVQVPKDLKREKGWIGLLLEQVLGASAGSRPEPDFPHLGIELKSLPINYQGKPLETTFVCVAPLTGLVGAQWQTSHIRNKIARVLWVPVISERNIPIAERIVGTAFIWSPSQEEEHLLALDWQELTDMIVLGDVENIHGKHGQVLQLRPKAANSQAKTQAFNRHGQPFMTLPRGFYLKTSFTQGLLNKYLRID from the coding sequence ATGTCGTTAGGAGAAATTGCGGCAACAATTAATGTTCAAGTGCCTAAAGACCTTAAACGCGAAAAAGGCTGGATTGGGTTGCTGTTAGAGCAAGTATTAGGTGCTAGCGCTGGTTCTCGACCAGAACCCGACTTTCCACATTTAGGCATTGAACTAAAATCATTACCGATTAATTATCAAGGTAAACCTCTAGAAACGACCTTTGTCTGCGTTGCCCCATTAACAGGCTTAGTCGGCGCCCAATGGCAAACAAGCCATATTCGTAATAAAATTGCACGTGTCTTATGGGTACCTGTTATATCTGAGCGAAATATTCCGATTGCAGAACGTATTGTCGGCACAGCCTTTATTTGGTCACCTTCACAAGAAGAAGAACATTTACTCGCTCTCGACTGGCAAGAACTTACTGACATGATAGTGCTAGGTGATGTGGAAAATATTCACGGCAAGCATGGTCAAGTATTGCAACTGCGACCAAAAGCAGCAAATAGCCAAGCAAAAACTCAGGCTTTTAATCGCCACGGGCAACCTTTCATGACCTTACCTCGCGGTTTTTATTTAAAAACAAGTTTTACACAAGGGCTATTAAATAAGTATTTACGTATAGACTGA
- the rppH gene encoding RNA pyrophosphohydrolase, which translates to MIDAEGYRANVGIVIINDRGQVFWARRFGQHSWQYPQGGVDEGESAEQTMYRELDEEVGLKPEHVKIVATTKHWLRYKLPKRLIRHESLPVCIGQKQKWFLLQLTAPESAVDLLHSNHPEFDDWRWVSYWYPVRQVVSFKREVYRKVMKEFALAAMPSYRQERRRRRA; encoded by the coding sequence GTGATAGATGCCGAAGGCTATCGAGCTAACGTCGGCATAGTAATAATCAATGACAGGGGACAAGTATTTTGGGCAAGGCGTTTTGGTCAGCATTCTTGGCAATATCCACAAGGTGGGGTTGACGAGGGTGAGTCTGCAGAACAAACAATGTATCGGGAATTGGACGAAGAAGTTGGTTTAAAACCTGAGCATGTTAAAATTGTAGCGACTACTAAGCATTGGTTAAGATATAAATTACCGAAAAGGTTAATTAGGCACGAAAGCTTACCCGTATGTATTGGTCAAAAGCAGAAATGGTTTTTACTGCAATTGACAGCACCAGAATCAGCGGTTGATTTATTACATTCAAATCATCCTGAATTTGACGACTGGCGTTGGGTTTCATACTGGTATCCGGTCAGGCAAGTGGTGTCATTTAAACGCGAAGTTTATCGCAAGGTGATGAAAGAATTTGCTTTAGCGGCGATGCCTAGTTATCGCCAAGAACGTCGCCGACGCCGTGCTTAA